The proteins below are encoded in one region of Dioscorea cayenensis subsp. rotundata cultivar TDr96_F1 chromosome 18, TDr96_F1_v2_PseudoChromosome.rev07_lg8_w22 25.fasta, whole genome shotgun sequence:
- the LOC120282201 gene encoding L-type lectin-domain containing receptor kinase IV.2-like, which yields MAAILLLSLTLILITTKVIAQNTSTNFIYNGFAGVSNLTMEAAAAVTTSGVLQLTNTSTNVIGRAFFPSSIPSLLPGNKTISFSTTFVFQILKSTTSSGGGHGLAFTFSPTKITPSPGCCPYLGLFGRENNGNSSNHIFAVEFDTARGFRFFTSESHVGININNIVSVSSASPSYYDNTTNSDVNLDFLQGDPLHAWIEYDGVLKVLNVTLASLNVAKPSKPLISYATNLSDVFKENMYVGFSASTGTQPNSHYISGWSFRVNGEAQALDLSSLPFPPQPSTRGSSSSKLSNAATIGITFSITIIVVATVIAVILYLRLRARLAETIEDWELYYPHRFPYKELYKATKGFKEGELLGKGGFGHVYKVVLRGTGEEVAVKRISNSSQQGVREFIAEISSLGRLRHRHLVHLQGWCKRNEDLLLVYEFMPNRSLDLYLFESHKNNMTLTWDQRYKILKGIALGLLYLHEEWEQVVVHRDIKASNVLLDSEMNGRFGDFGLARLYEHGDHPHTTHVVGTVGYMAPEISRTGKATASSDVFSFGALLLEVACGRRPIEMSYPPREMILLDWVKECYLKGKTHEVVDGKLGDEFNQEEMEMVVKLGIVCCSSRPETRPSMRQVTKYLNGDEVLSDGWVVQLCESDSSMDLGSHHGSSNPSSTDPSTNFSTYPHGVVSSGSFLGGR from the exons ATGGCCGCCATCCTCTTACTATCCTTAACACTCATTCTTATAACCACCAAAGTCATAGCTCAAAACACTAGTACTAACTTCATCTACAATGGCTTCGCCGGAGTTTCCAACTTAACTATGGAGGCTGCCGCCGCTGTCACCACCTCCGGTGTGCTCCAACTAACTAACACATCTACCAATGTCATCGGCCGTGCCTTTTTCCCTTCTTCCattccttctcttcttcctgGCAACAAAACCATCTCCTTTAGCACCACTTTTGTCTTTCAAATCCTCAAGTCCACCACCAGCTCCGGTGGAGGCCACGGCCTTGCCTTCACCTTCTCCCCTACTAAAATCACTCCCTCACCCGGCTGCTGCCCTTATCTAGGCCTTTTTG GTAGGGAAAACAATGGAAACTCCTCCAACCATATATTCGCAGTCGAGTTTGACACTGCCCGTGGCTTCCGCTTCTTCACCAGTGAAAGCCATGTTGgcatcaacatcaacaacatcgtATCGGTCTCCTCTGCTAGTCCTTCCTACTACGACAACACCACCAACAGCGATGTCAACCTTGATTTCTTGCAGGGTGATCCTTTGCATGCATGGATCGAATATGACGGTGTTTTGAAGGTTTTAAACGTGACCTTAGCTTCATTGAATGTTGCAAAACCTTCGAAACCGTTGATATCTTATGCCACCAATTTGTCTGATGTCTTCAAAGAAAATATGTATGTCGGCTTCTCTGCTTCGACCGGCACACAACCAAATTCGCATTATATCTCCGGTTGGAGTTTCCGTGTGAATGGAGAAGCGCAAGCTCTAGATCTCTCTTCGCTTCCATTCCCTCCCCAACCTTCCACCAGAGGCTCATCGAGCTCAAAACTAAGCAATGCTGCAACTATCGGCATCACTTTCTCCATTACAATCATTGTTGTGGCAACAGTAATCGCGGTAATCTTGTACCTAAGGCTAAGAGCAAGACTAGCAGAGACAATAGAAGATTGGGAGCTGTATTATCCTCATAGGTTCCCTTACAAGGAGCTATACAAAGCCACCAAGGGATTCAAGGAAGGAGAACTACTCGGAAAAGGTGGTTTCGGTCATGTTTATAAAGTAGTTCTCCGGGGCACCGGTGAAGAAGTGGCAGTGAAAAGGATATCGAATAGCTCTCAACAAGGTGTGCGAGAGTTCATTGCCGAGATATCGAGCTTAGGCCGGCTAAGGCATAGACACTTAGTTCATCTTCAAGGGTGGTGCAAAAGGAATGAAGACCTCCTTTTGGTCTATGAATTCATGCCTAATAGGAGTCTGGATTTGTACCTATTTGAAAGCCATAAGAATAACATGACACTCACATGGGATCAAAGATACAAAATCCTCAAGGGGATAGCACTTGGGTTACTATATTTGCATGAAGAGTGGGAGCAAGTAGTTGTTCATAGAGATATCAAAGCAAGCAATGTATTACTAGATAGTGAAATGAATGGGAGATTTGGAGACTTTGGACTTGCAAGATTGTATGAACACGGAGATCATCCTCACACAACTCATGTTGTAGGAACAGTAGGGTACATGGCACCAGAGATATCAAGGACCGGGAAGGCGACGGCAAGCTCCGATGTGTTTTCCTTCGGTGCATTGCTTTTGGAAGTAGCATGTGGACGAAGACCGATTGAGATGAGTTATCCACCGAGGGAGATGATATTGTTGGATTGGGTGAAGGAGTGTTATTTGAAAGGGAAGACGCATGAAGTTGTAGATGGCAAACTTGGAGATGAGTTTAATCaggaggagatggagatggtTGTGAAGTTGGGCATTGTTTGTTGTAGTTCTAGGCCAGAGACAAGGCCAAGTATGAGACAAGTGACCAAGTATTTGAATGGAGATGAGGTTTTGAGCGATGGCTGGGTAGTTCAATTGTGTGAAAGTGATTCATCAATGGATTTGGGTTCTCATCATGGTTCTTCTAATCCTTCTTCCACTGATCCTTCTACTAATTTTTCCACTTATCCACATGGAGTGGTTTCTTCTGGTTCTTTTTTGGGTGGGAGATAG